Part of the Lepus europaeus isolate LE1 chromosome Y, mLepTim1.pri, whole genome shotgun sequence genome, catttctttttttaaagaatttttatttatttgaaattcagaattacgcagagaaagaaggagaggcagagaaagagcaaggtcttccatctgctggttcactccccaattggctgcatttTCTAGAGttgttctgatctgaagccagatgccaggagattCTTATGAGACTCTCACGcagatggaggggcccaaggtcttgggccaccttctactgctttcccaggccacagcaaagagctggatcatacatggagcatctgggtctcaaaccagtgcctctatagaatgctggcacttcaggtggtggctttacctgctgcgccacaccaCTGGTCCCAACagctctttttcatctctgattttaatttgggtcttctcccttttttgtttaGTTAAACCAAggatgtatcaattttatttatttttcaaaacactatttcttcatttcatcaatttttttgcattattacATAGTGACCttgtctcttttgacagtttctttcttttttgtttgaagatttatttatttgaaaataagagttacaccgagagagaaggggaggtggagagagaggtcttccatctgctgtttcactctccattggctgcaatggctggagctgctccaatccaaagccaggtgccaggagattcttctgggtctcctacatcagtgcaggagcccaaggacttgggccaccttctgctactttcccaggacatagcagagagctggatcagaaatggagcagctgggacataaagcagcacccatacaggatgccggcactgcaggcagtggccttacctgctatgccacagcactggccctgatggtTTCTAAGTCTATTTTCTCTGGCTTAGTGCCTACAAGACTGAGCATGTTCCGAGTAGGGCTCTGGCAACTCACTTCTGGCAGACCTTTGGGCTGAGGCCAGACACTATTCCTCCCTTCCACTTCCGACATGCTGTCGGCttagtctgtgtatgtgtggtaaCACCATGTCTGCTCCACTGTTAGCCATGGTTCCTTGTGCCTGGAAGGCTGCCACTGTGGTAATTTTCCTTCATGGATTAGGAGATACTGGGCATGGATGGGCAGAAGGCTTTGCAGGTATCACAAGTTCACATACCAAATGTATCAGCCTGCATGCACCCATTATGCctgttacattaaatataaacacGGCTATGCCTTCTTGGTTTGATAATATTGGACTTTCACCAGACTCACAGGAGGATGAATCTGGAATTAAACAGGCAGCAGAGAATGTAAAGGTTTTGATAGATCAAGAGGTGACGAGTGGCAGTCCTAACAGAATCATTTTGGAAGGATTTCCTCAGggaggagttttatttttatatactgctGTTACCATACAGCAGAAACTGGTGGGTGTCACTGCACTTAGTTGCTGGCTTCCACTTTGGGCTTCATTTCCACAGGGTCCTATCAGTGGTGCTAATAGAGATATTTCTATTCTCCAGTTCCATAGAGATTGTGACCCTTTAATTCCACTAATGTTTGGTTCTCTTACTATGCAAAAACTAAACACATTGCTAAATTTGGCCAGTGTAACCTTTAAGGCCTGTGAAGGCATGAGGCATAGTTCCTGTCAGCAAAAAATGGATGCTTAATATTTCTGAAGTATGTTAATTTTCTGCTGTATTCCAACAGACCAAACAAGATACACAAGGATGTATCTTTATAAATGGGTGCTAActggtaatgaaaataatttactaCTGGACTATAGAATAATAATGTTGACAATGAAGACATATGTATATCTctggatttaaaattttgaacAGTCATTTCCTGAGTCATTTTCCTTTGCCTTGAAGAATAAGATGTATTGTTTCATTATATAAGTCAGCAAAATCTTATCTATGGCAAGAAATAGTCTGTTGCAATATTGTGCtgtaatgtgggaaaatgtaaaaGTTTTCCACAGTTTCTATCAATGTGAGATAAAACTTAATCctgaaaaaaagtctattttatctgacatTAGGCTAGGAcctcctgctcattttttttatttccattagcatagaataattttctccattctatcactttcagtctgtgtgtagctTTGTTGGTCTGcagtgtttcttgtatgcagcatgTATATTggtctttgtttttaatccattcagtcagtccaTCTTTTATTTGGAGAGTTTATTCCACTTACATGCAAGATTGTTATTGgtagctggcaccgcagctcactaggctaaatcctctgcctgtggcaccagtacccgggttctagtcctggttggggtgctggttctgtcctggttgctcctcttccagcccagctctctgctgtggcccgggaaggcagtggaggatggccgaagtccttgggccctgcacccgcatggtaagcacctggatcctggattcagattggcacagcgcaccagccatagtgaccaataggggggtgaaccaatggaaggaagacctttctctctgtctctctcactgtctaacctgcctgtcaaaaaagaaaagattgttaTTGGTGAGTGATGACTTGTCTTACctctttttccccacaaataTTCTAGTTTGTTTTGTACTattactttatactttttttccacaaatattttattgGTTGTTTTGTACTACTACTTTGTACTATAACTTTGTAATAATATTAGATTTTTGGcttcatattttttcatgatgTTGTGTTTAGTacatccttaattttttttcaagattgtttgttttggaacgtctttattaacttttctttataaattagagCTAGCTGGATACAGTATTCTAGCCcaacagctttgtttttctttaaggacttggactatgtctctctgtTGTATCCTCTTTTGTgaggtttttgatgagaaatctgctgtcaatctagagctcttttaaagataatcttgcatttctgtcttgtactttttagcatcttttctttgtgttttacgtTTGAAAGTTTGAATATTCTGTAGTGTGATGAAGACCTTCTCTGATCATGTCTCTCTgggattctatgtgcttcttgtgcttggatgtccatatctttgtccaaatttctgaaattttcttcgATAATTTCACTGAGTAAGTTTTCTAAATTACTTTgtttttccactccttcagggAATGTCTAAGACATGTGTAGTTTGTCCTTGTTGGTGTCTAATAGATtaaacactgttttcatttttctgaatttttttctttttttgtcagacTGTGATATTTCAAAACCTTTGTCTTTtggcttggatattctttctttggcaCCATTGAGAATGGTTTTCAtgcttttcactgtattttttacttGACATATTGAGTtcttaatttcttaatatttcaatttggctgttctttaatatttctatttcttggctgaatttctcattcatggaATGCATCAACttctttaactcatgtaattCTGTCTCTATTTTTCAATAATCTTACAATaagtcttttgaattccttttcaggcattttgtcaagatcctcatcttcacagtccaatattgaagtattattgtgttctttttggtgtttcatattgtcttccttgttaatatatctcatatttatgatttttacataTCTAGAGAAGACTTGTGGATATCTCCTTTGAAGTCTTTGTTTTTGGGAATGTGCCCCTAGGTATAGGGAGATGCCTGCaccttcagtgaatatctagagttGTGTGCTGAGTGGGACCAGGGAGATCTGGTCAGCATTTGTGTGTGAGTCAaagtccagggtaacacccaaaatATGTTTGGTAGCTCTCCTCTGTATCCAGCAGAAGAGAGTGGATGATCCCCTTGTTTGTTGTGGTCACTGCCCCCACAATTCTCTGTGCCAAGATAAACTTCTCTGTGCCTGAACCCTGCCCCCAACTCACTCAAGtacatgaactgcacaaaatATCTGTCTACTTTGTAATCTGAACATGGAGTCCTTCTGGCTTATAGCATAAGCCCACCATtcccagtcacagggtgcagggttCCTGCAGTCACAGACTGTAAGGCATCCACTCTCTGCCCTTGGAACTGCTCTATCCAGAGAACTACTCTGTCCCTGACCTTGGGATAGGGCTGGAAAGCAACATGCTTTCCATTCCCTGAGCTAAATGgttgccctgcccccaccagctcctcttccaggactcaaagtcagtggagatCATAGATTTTTCactgtgataaaaaaaaacagacatgcaCTAGCTCTGGCAGCCTCTACTCCCATTACTATGTCACTTTCCCCTCTGGTGGAGGAAGGAGCAATGTGCCTTCCATTCACAAAGTTAAGTAGACACTCTGCCCCTGGACAACTTACCTCACTGGAGTAAGAGTCAGCAGGGACCACAAGTCTCTTCTCCAGACAACATCACCAGTGGAGCACAGGCTTGTACAGATACCACTCAACTCACTCTGGGAAGATGGCCTCCCTGCCAGCTTAGGactgcaggagctgcagccataGGAGTAGCTGGTGGTGTCCCCCGAGCTTCTGTGTGTCTGCGCAATTTTTGCTGCTCCACAGATTGTCTCTTCttactttataaattttatttctatttcttactttaCTGCATTGGCTAGGACTTTCAGTTACATGTTGAAAATTGGTTGTGAAGACACATGCTTATTTTATTCCTCATTTTAGTGGAACAATTTGGAACTTTCCATCATTACCTATAATGTGAGGTGAGAGGTCTGTGTAGATGTATTGTATTAACTTGGAGAACATCCTGGGCTGGAGGCTCTTACttaatttttcatccatttgtttCATCACTCAGTGCTAGACTTTGTCAAGATTTTCTGTATTCATCAAAttgataaaattttgtttttttcttttttaccattGATTTGGGAAATTAAATCACCACCAGTTTGACCTGCCTTAAATATCTGGAACTAATTCCATATGTTTATCAAACATCATGCTTATAATACCttattaaattttatgaaaaattttaaaatatgtgcatatatgtatatgagaGATACTGGCCTAGAAGTTACTTTCCTGTACCATGTCTGTATAGTTTGGATATGGGAGCATTTCTTCAAGATCTATCGTCcagaaaaattcacaaataattaCAGCAATTATTTCTTAGATGTTACATACAATTTCTCAGCAAACCCATCAGAGCCTGCTGCTTTTTCTTTTAGGAGATTGTTACTGAAttgatttatctttaaataaattgtttatatgtattttttatctatttatttggaaatcagagaaagaggtctcttcttttgctgttcaattcaccaagtgaccacaacagctgaaactCAGCAAACCTGCAGTTTGGAGACataaacacaacccaggtctccccataTTAGTATAATCCAGATCTTTGAtatgagtgacagagacacaaaaaTTTTAGACATTGGCTTTTACCTACCAGTGTGCATGTCAATAGAAAgtctgaattgggagtggagctactACTTGAACCAAGGTAGCCCACTGTTGGTTGCAGGCATATCAAGCAGCAACGGCTGTGAAAACATCTTTTAACTgaatttctttaatagatatagaaaattttaggatatttatttcttctgatgTGAGTTGAGGCAGATTGTGTCTTTATTTTAGCTagtccatttcttctggattaaAACACCAATATTTTTGCAAGGACAATTTGAAAGCCATGAATTCAGCATTTCAGCATTTTATATGCTTTCAGTGAGAAGATTGGTCAACCCTATTCTATTATTACACCAGGCAAAAGTTTTATTTGACTCCTATATTCGTATTTGTTCTAATAGGTAACCTAATTACTGGCTTGTTACCTTGAACTTGTTTAGTCTTGGTTTTCAGCTTTTCTAGAGTAGGCATGAATATATGTCAAGTTTTCCATAAGCACTGTTAACTTTGAAGGTCTTGACCATcaacattttatttccttaacATCAAACCAGGGCTATTTAACATACTTTTTTTGTATAGTGGTCTAAAATAAGCATTAATTCAGTGTGTGGTTCTTACTTAAAAAGTACAGCCTTTAGGTATTTCACTTACATGCTTGTGATGTTAATAATATGTAAACAAGGTCTTACTTGGGTTGGAACTTAGATACCCTCCAAACCAAATaatctgaaatgtatttttatacttcCATCCCAGGATCAGTTATTCTGGTGAACCTCATGTAGTTTCACTCCATCAATGCTCAGTCTATCTCATGCTCAAGGACTTGTGGGGACTTTACATATTCAGTTCTCAAGGTTTCATCTGTTCAGTTACATTCATTccagtttcttctttggaaagttcTTGCTGTCCTCAGATACGGTAACTATTGCAGCTCAATAGCAACAGGTATTGACTGGAATCCAGTTCATTGTATTGTTGAAAAGTCATTTTTCCCAGCAAGAACCCATATAACTGTAGTGACTGcttgtcaaattttcttttcttggtgatCTCAATGTTTTATTGCCTGTTGTTTGCCTGACATCTTCTCATAAACTTTCCTCAAtgctttttgttgtgttttttagtGCCAAGAGATTTTAACCGGGTATTGAAAGTAAAATCACCTGATTTCATTTCTACACTCATGTTTTTGGTCCACTGAGaatatttcctgatttttcatATGAGAAAAATGCAATTTAATAACTCATTTTGATACAATGTTAAATTTTGAAAGTCTGtcacattttcagataaaatgaaatgcagaacaacaaagagaagggagaggtgaAGAGATTTTGCTTCTACTGCctcactgcccaaatagccacaacatgcatgtgtgggccaggctgaagcaaggagccagaaactacatcctgatctcctacatgggtggcaggggcaaagtacatgggacatcttccactgccttcccaggcataataGCAGGACATtatattggaagcagaacaatcaGAACTGGAAGAGGCATTCCAGTGCAGGATACTGCTGCCACAAacaggagcttaacctgctg contains:
- the LOC133754191 gene encoding acyl-protein thioesterase 1-like — encoded protein: MCGNTMSAPLLAMVPCAWKAATVVIFLHGLGDTGHGWAEGFAGITSSHTKCISLHAPIMPVTLNINTAMPSWFDNIGLSPDSQEDESGIKQAAENVKVLIDQEVTSGSPNRIILEGFPQGGGPISGANRDISILQFHRDCDPLIPLMFGSLTMQKLNTLLNLASVTFKACEGMRHSSCQQKMDA